ACTATAACCTGGCCCTcaacccccacacacacaaacacagtttATTCAGGAGGATAGATGCCTTGTGAAAGGCCAGAAGTAAGCCATTAAACTACAGTTACAGTTTCTAATAGAAATCTCAGTACAGGGATGGAATGGTTCAAAATTCGGCTGAGACCCCACTGCCCTTGCAGTTTTCTGTGATGACTAAGCAACTACAGCATATTGAAGGCCCATATGCACCCTCCACTTCCTATTCCCCTCAATTTATAATGGTGATGAGGCATTTCTGGCTTCACTTTTAACTAGGTGTGGCAAACATCTCTAAGTAGACTGAACAGTTAGTAAATTAGGTAAGATATTAAAATGGGGAGCAGGGTCCACATCCCTGTTGAAATAGGAGCCTGCCTGGTAACAGGTGCAAAGCATGCCTTTAACTGCAACTAACCAGTTCAGTTGTGTGGCTTCTCACTGCAGGGGTGAAGAAATCCTGAGTTACACCCTCACCTGAAGGAACAGACTTCACAAGAGaagcaaataaacattttatttccacAGCACACCTTCCCTTTTCCCAAAGAACATTAGTTCACCTCAGCCATCAAAGCAGAGGGCGAAAGCTGCAAGTGACAAGGCAAGGGGCTCCTAGAAAAATAGATTATACCCAAGACTCTCCTCTTGGGGACCCAAACCCGTCCCCAGGCTCCCCCTCAGGGCTTGCCAAATGGAATGAAAGGCATGGAAAGGGGCTGGAAGAAAAGCCAGCTCCACTGAACAAAGGGGAGAGGAGCCTGGCAGTGAGCAGACCTGGGAGGGGTGTGGGATGGGATGAGCTTTGCTCCTCAGTTGAGTGCTGGAtaagggaagagggaagaaataatttattggGTGATGTAATGGTGCGTGGTTTCAATCATGGCGACCATTCCAGATCTCTCTCAAGTGAAGCTAAATTCTGGCCGGTCTATGGAGGTAGAAATTGAGGATGGAAGGAAAGCTTAGAATCCCTCCTCCCCAGGAGAATAGACATTTATTACCCAGCTCTACCCTTTGGCCCAGCCTGCCTCCCCAGATGGCTTCCAAATCCCTCAGCTAAAATCTGCAtcagaaaatggaattggaaTGGGGATGTTGCCTTGCCCAAACTCTCCAGCCTCAGAACTGATAGAGAGGTTGAAGAGCAGGGGTGGGGAAAAGGAAGTTAAGGAATGAAATTACAATTTCCCCTCATCCCCTACTCAAATTCCAGTCCCAGGGCTGGGCTAGGCAGACTGGGAGAGAAGACCAGGCAGCTGTTCTCAGGGACCCATGCAGACCTGTTGGACAGACATAGTAGGTGAGAGAAGGCCGAGCTGGAGGCCAGGAGGGTTCTTTAGGCTCCTAGAGGGAGAAGCAGGGGCCTGGGGTCAAGGGGGAGTGGGAAGCAACACAATAACAAACAGTGGGAAGAGCCTTTGAACCCTCAAACTTACGGGCCACCCTCCACCACCCGCCCCCCAAATGCTGACAGAGGGGCCCCTGCGGGTGGCAGGATAATCAAGGGCAGAGCTTGATGCGGGTGCCCTTGGAGAGCACCCGGAAGAAAGGAAAGACACGCTCGCCCAGGAAGGCAGCCGAGAAGGTGTGCACGTGGGCTAGAGTCTCTGCATTGTAGAAGCCCAGGCGCCCAGCTTCATAGTCCAGGTACACGCCAAAGCGCCGTGGTTTCTCACTGGGGCTCAGCAGCGTCTGTTCTGTGGAGCTCTGGGCCTGGTATCGTTTGCCATTGGTGCCCACGCACCACACTTCCCGCTGGAGCAGGGGCTGCTGGGGCAGGTGGAGCCGGCGGCGGCGATGGTGATGGCGTGAGGAGCTGGCATCCCCGCTGCCCACGGAGGAACCCCCAGGGCCCACCTTCTCTTTATGATGGGTTGATTCACGGGCAGCGCCCACCGCCCAGCCCCGCCGCccgcccacctctacctcccagtagTGCCGGCCAGAGCGGAAGCCCTGGGCCCCCAGTACGCAGCAGTCGGCCGAGAAGCGCTTGGGATGGTCAGCAACCTCCTGCCGCCGCTCTGCCAGGCGGACTCCCCGGCGGTCAGGGGACAGCATCAGGGCCGGGTGAGCCGTGTCGGGGTCCAGCGTCAGGTCCacttgggagggaggaaggacaaATACGCCAGGGCTGGAACGGCTGTTCCCCTGTCAGCAGCCAACTTCACAGATTGGGCCTTTCCTGCCCCCTTCCTCCCTGAATCCAGCTCCTCATACCATCCCAGGGGCCAGCCTCAGATTCCTGCAGGCTCATCTTGCTCCTCACTCTTGTTGCTAGGACACCTGACAGGTCTTCCCCCAGCCTGGCTCTTCCtgccactccaccccaccccaccctccaggcCTGCCTGCACTAGGACTACCTGCTCATGGCTTGAAACCTCAACCTCAGAGTGGCTGCCTGGATCCTGCTCCATCTCAACCCCCACAATTTCCCTGGGGCCCAACTTCCCTCAGGACCCAGTCTCAGGTCTGTGAAGGGAAAGGCAAAGGAAAGTCATAGAGGTGACCTCCCTACCTCTCGCAGCCTGACAGAACATCCGGCTCATTTTCCTCACAATGGCATCTGTCAGGAAGTCATGGCTATGGGGTTGGCACGGGTCAGGGGACCAGACCTCTGGGGGCTGCAGCTGTACCTCTTCACACCTGGAGGAAGGGGACCGGGCAGGGGGTGGGACCATGATATTCCCAGAGGGAAGAGCAAAAgctgaggggaaggagaggagggtccAGGAGATGGAAACTCAGGtcctggggaaggaaggagaggagagggatacCCAAGAGAAGCAGGGACAGGGAACCAGATGCCACTGGGTCACAAAGGGCAAAGAGTGGGAACACACCTATTGAAAGTCTCCTTGATGTCCTGGGaataagagaaacaaaaagagggagagggagaaagagataaagagagtGTCAGCTGCACAGGGACAGCGTTCCCCGATCTCCAGTCAGAGACTGAACCTGAGCAGGAAGGGAGAAGCAGCACCCTCACGGCCCTCAGTGAACACACATCCATTTCAACCACCCCATGCCTCGCCACACCTAACTCGCCTCATCCTGCTGTGAGCCCAGGGACACTGTCATTCCCACAATACGACTTGCTCGCCTTTTTCAGGATGTCACTGTCAAAAAGCCTTTCCTCAACTGTCATTTAAGCCTCTCCTACAACCGAATCTTCATGCTTTTCACTGGGTATAATCGCCACACATACCACATTCGACATTAACTCTGTTTCcagctttaaaatatgtttttggtCTTCAGGTTCAATCATGGTGGGTTCCTCCCAGGGAGAAAAGAGGCAGCTCTGGACAGGTGTTTGGTAAGCACTGCCTGACGCCAACACAGAACGCTGGGGGAACAGGGAGGGGACACTGCTCACCTGGAGCAGCCGGAGACCCCCCTGCTGGCTCCGCTCCTGGGCCTCAGCCAGCAGGCGGCTGAGCTGGGCGGCCTGCTCTGCAAGGCGACTAGCCGCGGCTCCCGCACGCCCCAGCTGGGCTTCATGCATCTCTCGGAGACGCCGTTCCAGCCCTGCCTGCTCTTCGGCCAGAAATCGTGTCAGTCGCCCAAACTCTGAGGCCACCGCTGCCAGCTCTGACTTCATCTGGCTCTGGAATGGTGCAAAGGGGATGGCAGATACCACCTCAACACATAGGAAGATAACCTCCAGTTTTGCAACTACCACTTCTCAATGCAAGGCAAAGGAGCCCTACATTCCCCAGGTCCAAGACAGTCCTGGAAAGAGGCTCATCTCCTACCGGCCTTACTTCTCAGCCTTACCAGATACCACCCCCTTGCTTCCAGCACAGTGGTCTCAAACTCACTaacctctgcctggaacactcctCTCCACCTGATTCTACCTAACTTGACTCATCCTTCAGGTCCAACCTTAAATATTCCAAGACAAGCCTTCCCTCCTCTCCAGATCTAAATCAGGACCATCCCCACAAATATCACTGTATCTCTCTGTGGCACACATAATATTGAAACGTTGTGTTTAAATGACATAACTGTTAACATCCTTTCCCCCACTGTACCATGAGCTCCCACCGGCAGGGACTAGGAATGTCTTTGTTTGCCACAGTGTCCTCGGACCCTGACATAGTGCCAATCAGAGTAGACACTTggtaaaaatttttgaaatgaataaatacaagaaTTCAGGAATCAAAACATGAAGTTAGGGTCCCGACGCCATTAAACACAGTGACCTTAAGAAAGTCACCCAACAGCCCCAGATCAGAACTTggaaaaactttttctgtaaaggtccagatagtaaatatttctatGCTTTGTGGGCTCAGAGACAAAAATCAAGGATATTATGTAGGGACTTAATATCCTGTAACAGAAAAAAGTCCTGCCCAGTCCCACCCTATTTGCCAGGGATGGCCCTTCCTGCGTGGTGGGCACACTTTTCAAACAGTTACCATCGGCTGCAGATGCTGTAACAGGCCAGAGGAGGGTCCTAACTGACCAGACGCTTGAGGGGAACGGCCGCCACGGTCAGCTTCACTCTACGCCAGGGGCACGCAGATCCTGTTACCTCTATACCCAGGAGAGCCCAAAAGTATCAACTTGGGCAGCTGGCCAGAAGCACGATGACTTCCTACTCCCAGACAGATTCTACCATTCAG
The Symphalangus syndactylus isolate Jambi chromosome 7, NHGRI_mSymSyn1-v2.1_pri, whole genome shotgun sequence genome window above contains:
- the TRIM41 gene encoding E3 ubiquitin-protein ligase TRIM41 isoform X1, whose product is MAAVAMTPNPVQTLQEEAVCAICLDYFTDPVSIGCGHNFCRVCVTQLWGGEDEEDRDELDREEEEEDAEEEEVEAVGPGAGWDTPMRDEDYEGDMEEEVEEEEEGVFWTSGMSRSSWDNMDYVWEEEDEEEDLDYYLGDMEEDLRGEDEEDEEEVLEEDEEEDLDPVTPLPPPPAPRRCFTCPQCRKSFPRRSFRPNLQLANMVQVIRQMHPTPGRGSRVTDQGICPKHQEALKLFCEVDEEAICVVCRESRSHKQHSVVPLEEVVQEYKAKLQGHVEPLRKHLEAVQKMKAKEERRVTELKSQMKSELAAVASEFGRLTRFLAEEQAGLERRLREMHEAQLGRAGAAASRLAEQAAQLSRLLAEAQERSQQGGLRLLQDIKETFNRCEEVQLQPPEVWSPDPCQPHSHDFLTDAIVRKMSRMFCQAARVDLTLDPDTAHPALMLSPDRRGVRLAERRQEVADHPKRFSADCCVLGAQGFRSGRHYWEVEVGGRRGWAVGAARESTHHKEKVGPGGSSVGSGDASSSRHHHRRRRLHLPQQPLLQREVWCVGTNGKRYQAQSSTEQTLLSPSEKPRRFGVYLDYEAGRLGFYNAETLAHVHTFSAAFLGERVFPFFRVLSKGTRIKLCP